The Papio anubis isolate 15944 chromosome 5, Panubis1.0, whole genome shotgun sequence genome has a segment encoding these proteins:
- the TSLP gene encoding thymic stromal lymphopoietin: MVSFRKFFIFQLVGLVLTYDFTNCNFEKIEADYLSTISKDLITYMSGTKSTDFNNTVSCSNRPHCLTEIQSLTFNPTPRCVSLAKEMFARKTKATLALWCPGYSETQINATQAMKKRRKRKVTTNKCLEQVSQLLGLWRRFIRTLLKKQ, translated from the exons ATGG TTTCTTTCAGGAAATTCTTCATCTTTCAACTTGTAGGGCTGGTGCTAACTTACGACTTCACTAACTGTAACTTTGAGAAGATTGAAGCAGACTATCTCAGTACTATTTCTAAAGACCTGATTACATATATGAGTGGG accAAAAGTACCGACTTCAACAACACCGTCTCCTGTAGCAATCGG CCACACTGCCTTACTGAAATCCAGAGCCTAACCTTCAATCCCACCCCCCGCTGCGTGTCGCTCGCCAAGGAAATGTTCGCCAGGAAAACTAAGGCTACCCTCGCTCTCTGGTGCCCAGGCTATTCGGAAACTCAG ATAAATGCTACTCAGGCaatgaagaagaggagaaaaaggaaagtcacAACCAATAAATGTCTGGAACAAGTGTCACAATTACTAGGATTGTGGCGTCGCTTCATTCGAACTTTACTGAAAAAACAGTAA